A genomic segment from Nonomuraea helvata encodes:
- a CDS encoding TetR/AcrR family transcriptional regulator, giving the protein MSSIWSRPSPPRRPVLTREAIVAAAVAVADAEGLAAVSIRRVAAELDARAMTLYSYIERKEDLLALMLDEVSAEVLVEEPLPASWREALLLLARRERELVLRHPWRVELISQRVEIGPNGLRHVEQKLSAFDGLGLDRLTCWRFLAVFNDYMTGFVVRESLERGAPRSEGINDAERAAVAEPHIKELVRSGEFPRLAPMIEQGVRGADDNFERGLNWVLDGIERALPGR; this is encoded by the coding sequence GTGAGTTCGATCTGGTCCCGTCCTTCGCCGCCCCGCCGCCCGGTGCTGACCAGGGAGGCGATCGTGGCCGCCGCCGTCGCCGTCGCCGACGCCGAGGGGCTGGCCGCGGTCTCGATCCGGCGCGTGGCCGCCGAGCTGGACGCGCGGGCGATGACGCTGTACTCGTACATCGAGCGCAAGGAGGACCTGCTCGCGCTGATGCTCGACGAGGTGAGCGCCGAGGTGCTCGTCGAGGAGCCGCTGCCGGCCTCGTGGCGCGAGGCGCTGCTGCTGCTGGCGCGGCGCGAGCGCGAGCTGGTGCTGCGCCACCCCTGGCGCGTGGAGCTGATCTCGCAGCGGGTGGAGATCGGGCCCAACGGGCTGCGGCACGTGGAGCAGAAGCTGTCCGCCTTCGACGGGCTCGGGCTCGACCGGCTGACGTGCTGGCGGTTCCTGGCGGTGTTCAACGACTACATGACCGGGTTCGTGGTGCGGGAGTCGCTGGAGCGCGGGGCGCCCAGGTCCGAGGGGATCAACGACGCGGAGCGGGCGGCCGTTGCGGAGCCGCACATCAAGGAGCTGGTCCGGAGCGGCGAGTTCCCGCGGCTCGCGCCGATGATCGAGCAGGGGGTGCGCGGCGCGGACGACAACTTCGAACGCGGCCTCAACTGGGTGCTCGACGGCATCGAGCGGGCGCTCCCCGGAAGGTAG
- a CDS encoding DHA2 family efflux MFS transporter permease subunit, which translates to MRYAVRNPLWTTGLVVLLGVVMTMLDTTIVNVALGTLARDFHSTLATMQWAVTGYLLALAMTVPVTGWAVGRFGSRNVWLVSLVLFVAGSALTAAAWSVGSLVAFRAVQGLGGGLLLPVGQTMLAQAAGKERMGRAMATISVPAMLVPVLGPPLGGMIVEGLGWRWLFLINVPVCAVALVTAFLLLPREPGANPQGLDVLGLAVLSPGLAALVYGLSEIGDGASPLHPALWTGVALVAAFAVRALRRTGTLLDLRLFGNRTFASAVTALVCYSAAMFGFTVLVPLYSQLAQGGSALDAGLLMAPMGIGAAITMPIGGRLSDARGPRGIGAAGVVVAVAGIAAFAAFGGPVPMFVLGLGHGLVSTSVMAAAFKTLEPVAIPAATTLSTILVRLASPFGVAVLAVLLQVFTRTGVERPFGYAFGVAIALAAVSLVPIALIGSKTWRKSSSAPA; encoded by the coding sequence ATGCGATACGCCGTACGAAATCCACTCTGGACCACGGGCCTGGTCGTCCTCCTGGGCGTCGTCATGACGATGCTCGACACCACGATCGTCAACGTCGCCCTCGGCACCCTGGCCCGCGACTTCCACTCGACGCTCGCCACCATGCAGTGGGCGGTGACCGGCTACCTGCTGGCCCTGGCGATGACGGTCCCGGTCACCGGCTGGGCGGTGGGCAGGTTCGGCAGCAGGAACGTCTGGCTGGTCTCGCTCGTGCTGTTCGTCGCGGGCTCCGCGCTGACCGCCGCCGCCTGGTCGGTCGGCAGCCTGGTCGCCTTCCGGGCGGTGCAGGGGCTGGGCGGGGGCCTGCTGCTGCCGGTCGGCCAGACGATGCTGGCCCAGGCGGCGGGCAAGGAGCGGATGGGCCGCGCGATGGCCACGATCTCGGTCCCCGCCATGCTGGTGCCCGTGCTCGGGCCGCCGCTGGGCGGGATGATCGTGGAGGGACTCGGCTGGCGGTGGCTGTTCCTGATCAACGTGCCGGTCTGCGCGGTGGCGCTGGTGACCGCGTTCCTGCTCCTGCCGCGTGAGCCGGGCGCGAACCCGCAGGGCCTCGACGTGCTGGGCCTGGCGGTGCTGTCACCGGGCCTGGCCGCGCTGGTCTACGGGCTGTCCGAGATCGGCGACGGGGCCTCGCCCCTGCACCCCGCGCTGTGGACCGGGGTGGCGCTGGTCGCCGCGTTCGCGGTGCGGGCGCTGCGGAGGACGGGGACGCTGCTGGACCTGCGGCTCTTCGGGAACAGGACGTTCGCCTCCGCGGTGACCGCGCTCGTGTGCTACTCGGCCGCGATGTTCGGCTTCACCGTGCTCGTCCCCCTCTACAGCCAGCTCGCGCAGGGCGGGAGCGCGCTGGACGCGGGCCTGCTGATGGCCCCGATGGGGATCGGCGCGGCGATCACGATGCCGATCGGCGGCAGGCTGAGCGACGCCAGGGGTCCGCGCGGCATCGGCGCGGCGGGCGTGGTCGTGGCGGTGGCGGGCATCGCGGCATTCGCCGCCTTCGGCGGCCCTGTGCCGATGTTCGTGCTCGGGCTCGGGCACGGGCTGGTGTCGACGTCGGTGATGGCGGCGGCGTTCAAGACGCTGGAGCCGGTCGCCATCCCGGCCGCGACCACGTTGAGCACGATCCTGGTACGGCTCGCCTCGCCGTTCGGCGTCGCGGTGCTCGCGGTGCTGCTGCAGGTGTTCACCAGGACCGGCGTGGAGCGGCCCTTCGGGTACGCGTTCGGCGTCGCGATCGCGCTGGCCGCCGTCTCACTGGTGCCGATCGCGCTCATAGGATCGAAGACATGGAGAAAGTCCTCGTCAGCGCCTGCCTGA
- a CDS encoding DUF523 domain-containing protein, with product MEKVLVSACLMGRRVRYDGRAKTSADARLATWREEGRLVPHCPEVAGGLPIPRPAAEIEGGAGGAAVLSGAARVLASDGSDVTAEFLAGARSALAAAQASGIRLAVLKEGSPSCGALSIYDGTFTGHRTPGQGVTTALLEQNGIRVFGEDQIDEAADYLRTLET from the coding sequence ATGGAGAAAGTCCTCGTCAGCGCCTGCCTGATGGGCCGCCGGGTGCGCTACGACGGCCGCGCCAAGACCAGCGCGGACGCCCGGCTGGCGACGTGGCGTGAAGAGGGCAGGCTGGTGCCCCACTGCCCGGAGGTCGCGGGCGGGCTGCCGATCCCGCGCCCGGCCGCCGAGATCGAGGGCGGGGCGGGCGGCGCGGCCGTCCTGTCCGGTGCCGCCCGCGTGCTGGCGAGCGACGGGTCCGACGTCACGGCCGAGTTCCTGGCGGGCGCCCGGTCGGCGCTCGCGGCAGCCCAGGCGTCCGGCATCCGGCTGGCGGTGCTGAAGGAGGGCAGCCCGTCCTGTGGCGCGCTGTCGATCTACGACGGCACGTTCACGGGCCACCGCACCCCGGGACAGGGCGTCACGACGGCCCTGCTGGAGCAGAACGGCATCCGCGTCTTCGGCGAGGACCAGATCGACGAGGCCGCCGACTACCTGCGCACCCTGGAGACGTAG